In one Thioclava sp. ES.031 genomic region, the following are encoded:
- the serA gene encoding phosphoglycerate dehydrogenase, whose protein sequence is MAPKVLVSDKLSETAVQIFRDRGIEVDFEPSLGKDKEKLAEVIGKYDGLAIRSATKVTAKLLESATNLKVVGRAGIGTDNVDKEASSKKGVIVMNTPFGNMITTAEHAIAMMFAVARQIPEADASTQAGKWEKSKFMGVELTAKTLGVIGAGNIGGIVCDRARGLKMKVVAYDPFLSEEKAANMGVEKVELDELLRRADFITLHVPLTDSTRNILSKENLQKTKPGVRIINCARGGLVDEQALADLIKSGHVAGAAFDVFAEEPATDNVLFGLPNVVCTPHLGASTTEAQENVALQVAEQMSNYLLDGAVENALNMPSMTAEEAKVMGPWVRLAQHLGGFIGQMTEDAIKAINITFDGVASEMNLKALDAAVVSGILKASQPDVNMVSAPVIAKERGIQISTTSQDQTGIFEGYIKVTVVSESKERSIAGTVFSDGKPRFIQIKGINIDAEVGEHMLYTTNDDVPGIIGKLGTILGQKGVNLANFTLGRSKQGGEAIAIAYVDEAVGQDVVDALKTSGGFKQVKPLEFVLG, encoded by the coding sequence GCAAGTATGACGGTCTCGCCATCCGCTCGGCCACCAAGGTCACGGCGAAACTGCTCGAAAGCGCGACCAACCTGAAAGTCGTCGGCCGCGCCGGTATCGGCACCGACAATGTCGACAAGGAAGCCTCGAGCAAGAAAGGCGTGATCGTGATGAACACGCCCTTCGGCAACATGATCACCACCGCCGAGCACGCCATCGCGATGATGTTCGCCGTTGCGCGCCAGATCCCCGAAGCCGATGCCTCGACGCAGGCCGGCAAATGGGAAAAGTCGAAATTCATGGGGGTCGAACTGACCGCCAAGACGCTCGGCGTGATCGGTGCGGGCAATATCGGTGGTATCGTCTGCGACCGTGCGCGTGGCCTGAAGATGAAGGTCGTGGCCTATGACCCCTTCCTGAGCGAAGAGAAGGCGGCCAACATGGGCGTCGAGAAGGTCGAGCTGGACGAGCTGCTGCGTCGCGCCGATTTCATCACGCTGCACGTGCCGCTGACGGATTCGACCCGCAACATCCTCTCGAAGGAGAACCTGCAGAAAACCAAGCCCGGTGTGCGCATCATCAACTGTGCGCGTGGCGGTCTGGTCGACGAGCAGGCGCTGGCCGATCTCATCAAGTCCGGCCATGTCGCGGGCGCGGCCTTCGACGTCTTCGCCGAGGAACCGGCGACCGATAACGTCCTGTTCGGCCTGCCGAACGTGGTCTGCACGCCGCACCTCGGCGCCTCGACCACCGAAGCGCAGGAAAACGTCGCCCTGCAAGTCGCAGAGCAGATGTCGAACTACCTGCTGGACGGCGCTGTCGAGAACGCGCTCAACATGCCCTCGATGACCGCCGAAGAGGCGAAAGTCATGGGCCCGTGGGTCCGTCTCGCGCAGCACCTCGGCGGCTTCATCGGTCAGATGACCGAAGATGCGATCAAGGCGATCAACATCACCTTCGACGGTGTGGCGTCCGAGATGAACCTCAAGGCGCTCGACGCCGCCGTGGTTTCGGGCATCCTGAAAGCCAGCCAGCCGGACGTGAACATGGTCTCCGCCCCGGTCATCGCAAAAGAGCGCGGCATCCAGATCTCGACCACCTCGCAGGACCAGACCGGTATCTTCGAAGGCTACATCAAGGTCACCGTCGTCTCGGAGAGCAAGGAACGCTCGATCGCGGGCACCGTGTTCTCGGATGGCAAGCCGCGCTTCATCCAGATCAAAGGCATCAACATAGACGCCGAAGTGGGCGAGCACATGCTCTACACCACCAACGACGACGTGCCCGGCATCATCGGCAAACTCGGCACGATCCTCGGCCAGAAGGGCGTGAACCTCGCGAACTTCACCTTGGGTCGTTCGAAGCAGGGCGGCGAGGCGATCGCCATCGCCTATGTCGACGAGGCCGTCGGTCAGGACGTGGTCGACGCGCTGAAAACCTCGGGTGGCTTCAAGCAGGTCAAACCGCTGGAATTCGTTCTCGGCTGA